The nucleotide sequence TCCGACGAAGAGGTGCGGAAGGTGATCGCCAGGGAGGCCAAGAAGCGACGCGAGGCCGCCGACGCCTTCGCGCAGGGCGGTCGGCCCGAGCAGGCCGAGAAGGAGCGGGCCGAGGGCGTCATCCTCGACGCGTACCTGCCGCAGCAGCTCTCCGACGAGGAGCTGGGCGCCATCGTCGCGCAGGCCGTCGACGAGGCGCGGGCGGCCGGGGCCGAGGGGCCGCGGGCCATGGGCGCCGTCATGAAGATCGTCAGCCCGAAGGTCGCAGGGCGGGCCGAGGGCGGCCGCGTCGCCGGCGCCGTCAAGCGTCTTCTCGCCGGCTGAGGTCTCGCTGCTGTTTTCTCCTCCCCGGCTCGCTCCCGGCGGCCTCCTTCTCGTCTGCTGCCGGCCTGGTGCCGGCTGCCGGCCTGGTGCCTGAAGGCCCGGCATGACAGAGGGGCGGGCGCCTCTTCCGGCGCCCGCCCCTCCGCTCACGTCACATCAGCCGCTACGGCCCGTTCCCGCCGTTCCCCTGGTTTCCGCCGTCCTGGGGGCCGCCGTTGCCGCCCGTCGTGAAGCCCGGGAACCCCGGGTTCCCGTTGTCGCCCGGCTTTCCGTCGCCGCCCTGGTCGGCCCCCTGGTCGCCACCTTGGTCGCCGCCCTGGTTCGCGCCCTGGTCGTTCCCCTGGTCGCCGCCCTGGTTCCCGCCGTCGTCGCCCGGCTTACCGTGGCCCTTGTCGGGGTCGTTCTCCTTCGGCGGGTCCGGGATGTTGATCTCGTTGAAGTTCAGCGCCGGCACGCCCTGCAGAGCGCCGCTCATCGCGTCGCGCCAGATCGGGCCCGGGGTGTCACCACCGAAGACCTTCTCGTGGTACTGCCCGCCGATGGTGATGTTCTCCATCCGCTTCTTGTGCATCGGGTCGCCGACCCACACCGCGGCCGCCATGTTCGGCGTGTAGCCCACGAACCAGGCCGCGTAACGGAAGTCCGTCGTACCGGTCTTGCCCGCGCTCGGGCGGTCGCTGAGGCCCGCCTCCGTACCCGTACCGTCCTCGACCACACCCTTCAGCAGGGCGCTGACCGTGTCGGCGGTCTTCTCGGACATCGCCCGATCGCACTTCGACTTCGGCACGGCCATCGGCTTCTTGTCCGGGCCGGTGATCGACTCGATGGCGATCGGGGTGCAGTACGTGCCCCGGCTGGCGAAGGTGGCGTACGCGCCGGCCATCGTCAGCGGCGAGACCTCCTGCGAGCCCAGGGTGATCGACGGGACCTGCTGGATCGGGTTGCCGTCGGCCCGTACGACGCCCATCTTCTTCGACAGGTCCGTCACCGGGCAGACGCCGATCTGGCTGATCAGCTGGACGTAGTAGGTGTTGACCGACTTCGCGGTCGCCTCCTTCATGCCCATCGGGCCCTTCTCGGACTCGTTCTCGTTCTCGACCGGGACGTCCTTGTCCGTCCACGGGCCGTTGCAGGTCTGCACCGGCGTCGGGTACGTCATCTTGTACGGCGCAGGGAACGTCTGCGTCGCCGGAATGCCCCGCTCCAGCGCCGCGGCCGCGACGATCGGCTTGAACGTCGACCCCGGCTGGTAACCGGCGCCGCCGCCCATGTCCTTGTCGACGGACAGGTTGATCTGGGTCTCGTTCTTCTTGAAGCCGTACGGCCTCGACTGCCCCATCGCGAGGATCTTGCCGGTGCCGGGCTGCACGATCGACAGCGCCGTCGCGACCGGGTCGGTCTTGTAGACGTGGTCCTTGATCGACGCCTGCGCCGAGTCCTGCGCCTGCGGGTCCAGCGTCGTACGGACCGTCAGACCGCCCTGGTCCCAGATCGCGGCCCGTTCCTTCGGTGTCTTGCCGAAGACCGGGTCGTTCAGGAACACCTGGCGTACGTAGTCACAGAAGAAGCCGGCGCCCTTGACCGCGGTGATGCAGCCGTTCTTCGGCTCGGTCACATGGAGCTTGATCGGCTTGGCGATGGCCTTGTCCGCCTCGCCCTGCGAGATGTCGCCGACGGCCGCCATCCGCGCCAGCACCGTGTTACGGCGCTTGGTGGCCTCCTGCACGTCGTTGACCGGGTCGTAGCGGCTCGGCGACTGGACGATGCCGGCGAGCAGCGCCGACTCCTCCAGCGTCAGGTCCTTGGCCGACTTGGAGAAGTACCGCTGGGCGGCCGCCTCGACGCCGTAGGCCTGCTCGCCGAAGAAGGTGATGTTCAGGTAGTTCTCGAGGATCTTCTTCTTGCCCAGCTCTTCCTCGACCTGGATCGCGTACTTGAGCTCCTGGACCTTGCGGCCGAGGGTCTGCTGGGTTGCCTGCGCGACCTTCGTCGGGTCGTTGCCCGCCTCTTCGACGAAGACGTTCTTCACGTACTGCTGGGTGAGGGTCGAAGCGCCCTCGGAGACCCCGCCCTCCTGCGCGTTGCGGTTCAGCGCGCGCAGTACGCCCTTGAGGTCGACCGCGCCGTGCTCGTAGAAGCGCGAGTCCTCGATGGCGACGAGCGCCTTCTGCATGTACGGCGAGATGGCCTTCAGCGGCACCACGGTGCGGTCGCGTGAGTAGACCGTCGCGATCTTGCCGCCCTTGGCGTCCAGGATCGTGGTGCGCTGACTCAGCGGCGGCGTCTTGAGGTTGGCGGGGATCTCGTCGAACCCGTCGACGGTTCCCTTGGCGGCCAGCCCCAGCGCCCCGGCGGCAGGCAGGGCGATTCCGGCGAGCACCGCCCCTGCGAGCACGCTGACACCGAGGAACTTGGCGGCCTGCTGGGTCTTGGTCAGACCCCCGCCCGAGCGCTTCTTTGGCATGAGGGCAGCCTACGTTCTCATTCGCCGGACACGCGTCAAGGCTCTGGCCTAAGCTGTACCCAACTGTCACAGCAGTGCGGTTGTGCATCAAGACACCGGCATGAACTTCCCGTGAACCCGAATCGCGGAAAGCTCTGCCCGATTCCGCCCCATGCGTCCGCTGACGCCCGTTGTGACACAAGTGAACTGCCCGGCTATGTCTGGTTGGTCGGTTATGCCACAGGTCACTCCCCTGGGTGATCTGCCGCGCACCCATAGTCCGTTCGGGCCATGCAAGATTGGGCCCGAAGGGGGTGTTGCGCTGTGCCCCCCGGCCGTAACGTCCTCAACTGGCAGCGGTGAATATGCCGCTGCCGCCGTGGGGGAGCCTCGATTCGGGAGAGGACGGCGCCGGCATGGGCTGGGTAACCGACTGGAGTGCGCAGGCAGCTTGCCGCACTACCGATCCGGATGAACTGTTCGTTCAAGGTGCAGCGCAGAACAGAGCCAAGGCGGTGTGCACCGGGTGCCCGGTACGCACCGAATGCCTGGCCGATGCGCTGGACAATCGCGTCGAATTCGGCGTGTGGGGCGGAATGACCGAGCGGGAGCGCCGCGCTTTGCTGCGCAGGCGCCCCACCGTCACCTCGTGGCGACGGCTGCTTGAGACCGCGCGCACGGAGTACGAGCGCAGTGCGGGGATCCTGCCCGTGGGCTTGGAGGACGACGAGACGTACGCGACGTACGCAGCGGTCGGCTAGCGCCGCAGGCCGGCACAGCGGATCGGCTGACGTCGCAGGTCAGCCGTGCGCCGCAGGCCGGTCATGGGCGGGCATGGGACAGCCGCGCCGTCACAGGGTGACGGCGCGCGGTCCGATGCGCTCGCCTGCGTGCATCACCCTGCCCGCGCCGCGTCGACCGTGCGGAGCCGATGCGGGCAACGGCCGCGGGCAACGGTCGCGTGCCCGTACATGCCGCCGCATGCCCGTACGCCGATCCGTACGACGTCGCGCGGACGACCCGCACGTACCTCACGTACGTACGGCTCCTACGTCGGGTGCTGGTCCCTTCCGTACCGCCAACGGCTGACTTCTGCCCTGGTCAGGGGCTTCCGCTCAGGCCGTACGGCCCGGACGGCTCGTACGCCCCGCCGCCAGCCGGTCGCCGATCGTCCGCAGACCCGTGAGGTCATGGACATCGCCGGGCAG is from Streptomyces sp. NBC_00370 and encodes:
- a CDS encoding WhiB family transcriptional regulator, yielding MGWVTDWSAQAACRTTDPDELFVQGAAQNRAKAVCTGCPVRTECLADALDNRVEFGVWGGMTERERRALLRRRPTVTSWRRLLETARTEYERSAGILPVGLEDDETYATYAAVG
- a CDS encoding GatB/YqeY domain-containing protein; this translates as MTSLKSKLHDDLTDSIRARDELRSATLRLTLSAITKEEVSGKTARELSDEEVRKVIAREAKKRREAADAFAQGGRPEQAEKERAEGVILDAYLPQQLSDEELGAIVAQAVDEARAAGAEGPRAMGAVMKIVSPKVAGRAEGGRVAGAVKRLLAG
- a CDS encoding transglycosylase domain-containing protein translates to MPKKRSGGGLTKTQQAAKFLGVSVLAGAVLAGIALPAAGALGLAAKGTVDGFDEIPANLKTPPLSQRTTILDAKGGKIATVYSRDRTVVPLKAISPYMQKALVAIEDSRFYEHGAVDLKGVLRALNRNAQEGGVSEGASTLTQQYVKNVFVEEAGNDPTKVAQATQQTLGRKVQELKYAIQVEEELGKKKILENYLNITFFGEQAYGVEAAAQRYFSKSAKDLTLEESALLAGIVQSPSRYDPVNDVQEATKRRNTVLARMAAVGDISQGEADKAIAKPIKLHVTEPKNGCITAVKGAGFFCDYVRQVFLNDPVFGKTPKERAAIWDQGGLTVRTTLDPQAQDSAQASIKDHVYKTDPVATALSIVQPGTGKILAMGQSRPYGFKKNETQINLSVDKDMGGGAGYQPGSTFKPIVAAAALERGIPATQTFPAPYKMTYPTPVQTCNGPWTDKDVPVENENESEKGPMGMKEATAKSVNTYYVQLISQIGVCPVTDLSKKMGVVRADGNPIQQVPSITLGSQEVSPLTMAGAYATFASRGTYCTPIAIESITGPDKKPMAVPKSKCDRAMSEKTADTVSALLKGVVEDGTGTEAGLSDRPSAGKTGTTDFRYAAWFVGYTPNMAAAVWVGDPMHKKRMENITIGGQYHEKVFGGDTPGPIWRDAMSGALQGVPALNFNEINIPDPPKENDPDKGHGKPGDDGGNQGGDQGNDQGANQGGDQGGDQGADQGGDGKPGDNGNPGFPGFTTGGNGGPQDGGNQGNGGNGP